From Nitrospirae bacterium YQR-1, the proteins below share one genomic window:
- a CDS encoding PAS domain S-box protein: MEGPDKKDMKPLQSYTTAQTVKFFEKLLNSSSDGIVITDPGKNIIFINNTFCSFFNCLRKDMLETNLYSWLQRFNVKPQDAYIQIENQVLREGVSTNQDVSIITNSGERFFCINSSILEQVAGEDAGVITSIWRDVTECKMLERAALEKKQQLHTAFEFSTIGIAITSPSKGWLDANNKLCEMLGYSKEELIKMTWEEITFPEDLQPDLALFSRVLNGQMDGYKIQKRFIRKDGTIIHTMSWINCRRAQDGLIQYCVVLIEDITERLTIEQRYKTILQTSIDGFWVVDTEGKLIQVNTAYCNMTGYTQQELLKMTIRNVEVIESPEDTRRRIEKIMETGGDRFESRHRCKDGKIIDVEISVNYIKNDNIMFAFVRDITGRKAMEEAIMTMNLNLHRKVEEEIAKNRSMDQLMYEQSRHVAMGELLVNIAHQWRQPLTTIGLLIQDIGDAFKYNELSDEYLEKNITTVMSELDGLSNTINDFKDFYMSNQQAEELKIKEMINNALAVTSGYFDMEDIVIEKELDDDLTINAVQSEFAQVIMNMLTNVRDVWQQRQTPERIVKIHTYKEPATNKIIITIADNGGGVPEDIIGKIFDPYFTTKDKSCGTGLGLYVTKLLVEKSMKGTITVRNIDGWCEFRIEI; the protein is encoded by the coding sequence ATGGAAGGACCCGATAAGAAAGATATGAAACCACTTCAATCATATACCACTGCACAAACAGTAAAGTTTTTTGAAAAGCTGTTAAACTCCTCCTCAGACGGAATTGTCATCACTGACCCGGGTAAGAATATCATTTTTATCAACAACACATTTTGCAGTTTCTTCAATTGTTTACGGAAAGACATGTTGGAAACAAATTTATACTCATGGCTTCAACGTTTCAATGTAAAACCGCAGGACGCTTATATACAAATAGAAAACCAGGTACTAAGGGAGGGAGTCAGTACCAATCAGGATGTTTCTATTATTACAAACAGTGGTGAAAGGTTTTTTTGTATCAATTCATCTATCCTTGAGCAGGTTGCCGGTGAGGACGCAGGGGTTATCACAAGCATATGGCGTGATGTCACTGAGTGTAAGATGCTGGAGAGAGCTGCATTAGAGAAAAAACAACAATTACATACCGCCTTTGAATTTAGCACTATCGGCATAGCAATAACATCTCCGTCAAAGGGCTGGTTAGACGCAAATAATAAACTGTGCGAGATGTTGGGATATTCAAAAGAAGAGCTGATAAAAATGACATGGGAGGAGATCACTTTCCCGGAGGACCTTCAACCGGATTTAGCTTTATTCAGCCGGGTGCTTAACGGTCAAATGGACGGGTATAAGATTCAGAAACGTTTTATCAGAAAAGACGGCACTATCATACATACAATGTCGTGGATAAATTGCAGGCGTGCTCAGGATGGATTAATACAATACTGTGTCGTACTGATAGAGGATATTACTGAGAGGCTAACCATAGAGCAACGATACAAAACAATATTGCAAACCTCAATTGACGGTTTTTGGGTAGTGGACACGGAAGGAAAACTGATACAGGTTAATACGGCATATTGTAATATGACAGGATACACGCAACAAGAGTTGTTAAAAATGACAATCCGTAATGTTGAAGTGATAGAGTCTCCGGAAGACACACGAAGGCGTATAGAAAAAATAATGGAAACAGGTGGAGACCGTTTTGAATCCAGACACAGGTGCAAGGATGGTAAGATTATTGATGTTGAGATAAGTGTTAATTATATTAAAAATGACAACATAATGTTTGCATTTGTAAGAGATATAACAGGGCGCAAAGCGATGGAAGAGGCAATAATGACAATGAACCTGAACTTACACAGGAAAGTGGAGGAAGAGATTGCTAAAAACCGCTCTATGGACCAACTTATGTATGAGCAGTCGCGCCATGTGGCAATGGGTGAACTGCTGGTTAATATTGCACATCAGTGGAGGCAGCCACTGACTACAATAGGTCTCTTAATTCAGGATATAGGCGACGCATTCAAGTATAATGAATTAAGCGATGAATATCTGGAAAAAAATATTACAACCGTTATGTCGGAACTTGACGGACTGTCAAACACTATTAATGACTTTAAAGACTTTTACATGAGCAATCAACAAGCGGAAGAGCTCAAAATCAAAGAGATGATAAACAACGCATTAGCAGTTACAAGCGGGTATTTTGACATGGAAGATATTGTGATAGAGAAAGAGCTCGATGATGACTTGACTATAAATGCCGTACAGAGTGAATTTGCCCAGGTTATTATGAACATGTTGACTAACGTCAGGGATGTTTGGCAGCAGAGGCAAACCCCTGAGCGTATTGTTAAAATACATACATATAAAGAGCCCGCTACCAATAAAATAATAATAACTATAGCTGACAATGGCGGCGGGGTGCCGGAGGATATTATCGGTAAAATCTTTGACCCATATTTTACCACCAAAGATAAGTCCTGTGGAACCGGGCTTGGTTTATACGTTACAAAATTACTGGTGGAAAAAAGTATGAAAGGCACCATCACGGTGAGAAACATTGACGGCTGGTGTGAGTTCAGGATAGAGATATGA
- a CDS encoding nitrate reductase, giving the protein MTDIRAETQWVKSTCPYCGFGCAVLVCIKDGAVRGIEGVKGYPVNNGHICPLASTLPQVFSAPDRLTSPLLRCGNKLTPVTWPEAVKHVADNLQRIIKEHGADAIAFYGGAANLTEEYYLVNKLIKGAVGTNNFECSTRLCMSSTAAGFSSTLGTDAPPACYADIEEADLFFIAGSNMAVSVPILFKRVSDAIQKNGTKVIVADPRKSETTSIADIHLRIRHGTDVALNNALAHVLIKEGFVNEDHVRQYASGLDELKEFLEDYPPSAAARITGCSAEEIIKAARMMGNAKALLAFWFMGYNHSTQAVFKNNTVHNLLLLTGNYCRAGAGPLSITGEANTLGNRMVGALSHLLPGFRQVLNHHHRKEVAAYWGVPFEKIHPMPGRSIIDIIKGLHSGEIRALWVMTTNPAVSLPHTRWIEEGLSKAELLIVQDIFPTETTALAGVVLPAAQWGEKTGTFVSSERRVELVEKFTEPPGEAKPDYEIIWLIAAAMGFKHMFPYTHPEEVFEEWKGLTRGRICDITGITYSRLRGNTGVQFPCPDNNHPGTPRLFTDMRFHRADGRAALLPRSYKEAAEVTTDEYPFILSTGRLSCHFNTRSRTGRIPVLNRLAPESFVEIHYNDAHRLGIAEGDSVKVTSGRGTVHVCARLTDRVPEGTLYMPSHYGRGLNTGEGKLANLLTNPAYDEHSKQPEFKICAVNISK; this is encoded by the coding sequence ATGACTGACATAAGAGCGGAAACACAATGGGTGAAATCAACCTGCCCTTATTGCGGGTTTGGCTGCGCAGTGTTAGTCTGCATAAAGGACGGTGCTGTTAGAGGTATTGAGGGCGTAAAGGGATATCCTGTAAATAACGGACATATCTGCCCGCTTGCCTCCACATTGCCTCAGGTATTTAGTGCTCCCGACCGTCTTACATCGCCTTTACTGAGATGTGGCAACAAGCTAACGCCGGTTACGTGGCCTGAGGCGGTAAAGCACGTTGCAGATAATTTACAACGTATCATAAAAGAGCACGGAGCGGATGCAATAGCCTTCTACGGCGGTGCCGCCAACCTTACCGAGGAGTATTATCTTGTCAACAAGCTTATAAAAGGCGCCGTTGGAACAAACAACTTTGAATGCAGCACACGGCTCTGTATGTCCAGCACCGCCGCAGGGTTTTCTTCGACATTGGGCACAGACGCCCCTCCAGCTTGTTATGCAGACATAGAGGAGGCCGACTTGTTTTTTATTGCCGGCAGCAATATGGCTGTTTCTGTTCCAATACTCTTTAAACGTGTAAGTGACGCTATACAAAAAAACGGCACTAAAGTCATTGTAGCAGACCCTCGCAAATCTGAAACCACGAGTATTGCAGATATTCATTTGCGGATTAGGCATGGAACAGATGTTGCTCTTAACAATGCCCTTGCACATGTTTTAATAAAAGAGGGTTTTGTTAATGAGGACCATGTCAGACAATATGCAAGCGGCCTTGATGAGCTTAAAGAATTCCTTGAGGATTATCCACCTTCAGCGGCAGCAAGGATAACCGGTTGCTCCGCAGAGGAAATCATTAAAGCCGCCCGTATGATGGGTAATGCCAAAGCGTTGCTGGCGTTTTGGTTTATGGGCTACAACCATTCCACACAGGCGGTTTTTAAAAACAACACTGTTCATAATCTACTGCTGTTAACCGGTAATTATTGCAGAGCAGGCGCCGGGCCTCTGTCTATAACCGGTGAGGCAAACACTTTAGGCAACAGAATGGTTGGAGCACTTTCGCATCTGCTGCCCGGCTTCAGACAGGTTTTAAACCACCACCACCGCAAGGAGGTTGCAGCCTACTGGGGGGTACCTTTTGAAAAAATCCACCCGATGCCCGGACGTTCAATTATTGACATAATAAAGGGGCTGCATAGCGGTGAAATACGTGCTCTGTGGGTGATGACAACAAATCCGGCTGTATCGCTTCCGCACACAAGGTGGATTGAAGAGGGACTTTCTAAGGCGGAGTTATTGATAGTGCAGGACATTTTCCCTACCGAGACCACCGCCCTTGCCGGTGTTGTTTTACCGGCAGCCCAGTGGGGTGAAAAGACCGGCACATTTGTATCATCCGAGCGGCGTGTTGAACTGGTTGAAAAGTTTACAGAACCCCCTGGAGAGGCAAAACCCGACTATGAGATTATATGGCTGATAGCCGCTGCCATGGGTTTTAAGCATATGTTTCCATATACGCACCCTGAGGAGGTTTTTGAGGAATGGAAAGGGCTTACACGAGGGCGCATATGCGATATAACAGGCATAACCTACTCACGACTAAGAGGGAACACGGGAGTGCAATTTCCCTGCCCCGACAACAATCATCCGGGAACACCCAGACTTTTTACAGATATGAGATTCCACAGAGCCGACGGCAGAGCGGCTCTGCTGCCTCGCTCCTATAAAGAGGCGGCTGAAGTGACCACTGATGAGTATCCATTTATTTTATCAACCGGCAGACTGTCCTGCCATTTCAACACACGTTCACGTACGGGGCGGATACCTGTCCTGAACAGACTTGCCCCTGAGAGCTTTGTAGAAATACACTACAATGATGCTCACAGGCTTGGCATAGCAGAGGGAGATTCCGTCAAAGTCACCTCCGGAAGGGGCACTGTGCACGTATGTGCCCGATTAACCGACCGTGTGCCGGAAGGTACACTATACATGCCAAGCCATTACGGCAGGGGGTTAAACACAGGTGAGGGTAAGCTTGCGAATTTATTAACAAATCCGGCATACGATGAACACTCCAAGCAGCCTGAGTTTAAAATATGTGCCGTGAATATTTCCAAATAA
- a CDS encoding PAS domain S-box protein, whose product MQNILIVDDREENLLVLETLLERADVNIIKALNGKDALWNLLSHDFALVILDVQMPEMNGFDVANLIRSNKKTKTLPIIFISASSRDEQLVFKGYESGAVDYLLKPIDDKILISKVNVFLELDKQRQLITEQSEQLRKANEKLEKSLSLLHSTLNSTADGILVIGKDRKVTTYNHTFVKMWNIPDDILSSKDDHTILSYVLSQLKDPDSFINKVNELYNQPEMESFDIIEFKDGRYFQRYSLPQKTTEEVIGRVWSFHNITKERLADIKLRESEELFRTTFENAAVGIAHVSPEGKFIRVNDRFCTIMGYEKEEMLSISFQQITYYDDLKKDIELIKQTLLGQRNNFSREKRYITKQGGIIWGMVTVSLVRDNSGAPMYFIAVIEDITAKKDAEEALEIERDKLTNIMQTLDDGIYIVNSKYGIEFANAAIIKEFGEINGRKCYEYFHNGTQRCLWCKLDDVFSGKTVTWEWVCPKNQKTYSHFNTPIKGIDGTISKFTLIHDISDVKHAQATMTRELDFQRTVAEVSETLLSPEKSVFDIAEIVHKQAMKLTGSSHGYVSEIDPKTEELVGHTYTDMANQQICRVNTILHKIALPKGKDGYNALWGHALNKKEGFYTNNPPAHPTFKGCIPSGHVPLERFLSVPAVIGNKLIGQIALANSEKDYTDDDLNVIQRLAAIYAIAVERKRTEDAIKAIGLYSRNLIESSLDPLVTITYDGKVSDVNTAAENITGYCRDELIGTNFSDYFTDPEKAEAGYKEVFNAGEVRDYELSIRHRNGHITPVLYNASVYKDIAGNILGVFAAARDITDRKHMEEKLRKLNKNLEALVKSETEKRQNHEQILIQQSKMAAMGEMIGLIAHQWKQPLNAIGLNVQDFKDSYTYGEIDDKYIDDTVRVTMQQIDFMSKTIDDFKNFFVPSKKKAMFDVKSAIEELLSIFFHVFTKNNIYVSVKTNEDAGLFTEGYPNEFKQVVLNILNNSKEAIISKGGIDSELRGCIEINIGSNADKSKLIVTIRDNGGGIPEDAMERIFEPYFTTKETGGTGLGLYMSKTIIETNMGGTLTVQNVNGGAEFLISLNTNK is encoded by the coding sequence ATGCAAAACATTTTAATAGTTGATGACAGAGAAGAAAATCTTCTTGTACTGGAAACTCTCCTTGAGCGTGCTGATGTAAACATCATAAAGGCGCTAAACGGGAAAGATGCGCTGTGGAACCTCCTGAGTCATGACTTCGCCCTTGTAATACTGGATGTACAGATGCCTGAAATGAATGGCTTTGATGTAGCAAACCTAATCAGAAGCAACAAAAAAACAAAGACTCTTCCAATAATTTTTATAAGCGCTTCAAGCAGAGATGAACAACTTGTTTTTAAAGGCTATGAAAGCGGCGCCGTAGATTACTTGTTAAAACCGATAGACGATAAGATTTTAATTAGTAAGGTAAATGTATTTCTGGAACTTGACAAGCAAAGACAGTTAATAACGGAACAGTCGGAACAACTGCGCAAAGCAAACGAGAAGCTGGAAAAGTCGTTGTCATTATTACATTCAACTTTGAATTCTACCGCAGACGGTATTTTGGTGATAGGAAAGGACCGGAAAGTAACGACTTATAACCACACTTTTGTAAAAATGTGGAACATTCCCGATGACATTCTTTCCTCCAAAGACGACCATACAATACTGTCATATGTTTTGTCACAATTGAAAGACCCTGATAGTTTTATAAATAAGGTAAATGAATTGTATAACCAACCGGAAATGGAGAGTTTTGACATTATAGAGTTTAAAGACGGACGGTATTTCCAAAGATATTCACTTCCACAGAAAACAACTGAGGAGGTAATCGGCAGAGTTTGGAGTTTTCATAATATTACAAAAGAAAGACTTGCTGATATTAAACTCAGAGAAAGCGAGGAATTGTTCAGGACGACTTTTGAAAATGCGGCGGTGGGAATTGCCCATGTGTCGCCGGAGGGGAAATTTATCCGAGTAAATGATCGTTTTTGTACAATAATGGGATATGAAAAAGAGGAAATGTTATCTATATCATTTCAACAGATAACGTATTATGATGATTTAAAAAAGGATATAGAATTAATCAAACAGACGCTTTTAGGGCAAAGAAATAACTTCTCCAGGGAGAAACGATATATAACAAAGCAGGGCGGTATAATTTGGGGCATGGTAACAGTATCACTTGTCCGTGACAATTCAGGTGCTCCCATGTATTTTATTGCGGTTATCGAGGATATAACGGCTAAAAAGGACGCTGAAGAGGCACTTGAAATAGAGAGGGACAAACTTACAAATATAATGCAGACACTGGATGATGGAATTTACATAGTTAACAGCAAATATGGTATAGAGTTTGCAAACGCTGCTATTATTAAAGAGTTTGGTGAAATAAACGGCCGCAAATGCTATGAATATTTCCATAATGGGACGCAGCGATGTTTATGGTGTAAGCTGGATGATGTATTTTCAGGAAAAACTGTTACATGGGAGTGGGTTTGCCCAAAGAACCAAAAAACATACTCACATTTTAATACTCCAATAAAAGGCATTGACGGCACAATATCCAAGTTTACATTAATTCATGATATTTCAGACGTTAAACATGCACAGGCAACAATGACAAGGGAGCTGGATTTTCAGAGGACAGTTGCAGAAGTGTCTGAAACGCTGCTATCCCCGGAGAAAAGTGTTTTCGATATTGCAGAGATAGTCCACAAACAGGCCATGAAGCTTACCGGAAGCTCACATGGATATGTGTCTGAGATAGATCCAAAAACAGAGGAACTCGTAGGACACACGTACACCGACATGGCAAACCAACAGATATGCAGGGTAAATACTATATTGCACAAGATTGCTTTACCCAAAGGCAAGGATGGCTATAACGCACTATGGGGACACGCATTAAATAAAAAAGAAGGGTTTTACACCAATAATCCTCCGGCGCATCCAACTTTTAAAGGGTGCATTCCCTCAGGACACGTTCCGTTAGAGAGATTTCTCTCTGTCCCTGCAGTGATAGGAAATAAGCTTATAGGGCAGATAGCGCTGGCTAACTCAGAAAAAGACTACACAGATGATGATTTAAATGTCATACAACGTCTGGCTGCCATTTACGCCATTGCTGTTGAACGTAAAAGAACGGAAGACGCCATAAAGGCAATCGGCCTGTACAGCAGGAATCTTATAGAGAGCAGTTTAGACCCTCTTGTAACTATCACATATGACGGTAAAGTAAGCGATGTGAACACGGCTGCAGAGAACATTACTGGATATTGTAGAGACGAGTTGATAGGAACAAATTTCTCAGACTATTTTACTGACCCCGAGAAAGCCGAAGCAGGCTACAAAGAGGTGTTCAATGCCGGGGAGGTGCGCGATTACGAACTCAGCATAAGACACCGCAATGGGCATATTACTCCGGTTCTTTATAACGCCTCTGTATATAAGGATATTGCGGGCAATATTTTAGGGGTATTTGCAGCGGCGCGCGACATCACCGACCGTAAACATATGGAAGAGAAATTGCGAAAATTAAATAAAAACCTTGAGGCGCTTGTAAAGTCGGAAACTGAAAAAAGACAAAATCATGAGCAAATCCTTATTCAGCAATCCAAGATGGCGGCCATGGGCGAGATGATAGGGCTCATAGCACATCAGTGGAAACAGCCCCTGAATGCCATAGGTTTGAATGTGCAGGACTTTAAGGACTCTTATACATACGGTGAGATTGATGATAAGTATATTGATGATACGGTTAGAGTTACGATGCAGCAAATTGATTTCATGTCAAAAACGATAGATGACTTCAAGAATTTCTTTGTACCTTCAAAGAAAAAAGCTATGTTTGATGTTAAATCTGCAATAGAGGAATTACTCTCTATATTTTTTCATGTTTTCACTAAAAACAATATATATGTTTCTGTTAAAACCAATGAGGACGCCGGTCTGTTTACAGAGGGCTATCCTAACGAATTTAAGCAGGTAGTGCTTAATATCTTAAATAACTCAAAAGAAGCAATTATTTCTAAAGGCGGCATTGATTCTGAACTGAGAGGATGTATAGAAATCAATATCGGCAGCAATGCAGATAAATCCAAACTTATTGTTACGATAAGAGACAATGGCGGCGGAATACCTGAGGATGCTATGGAGAGAATATTTGAGCCTTACTTTACAACCAAAGAGACAGGGGGTACAGGACTTGGCCTTTACATGTCAAAGACAATCATTGAGACAAATATGGGCGGTACGCTGACGGTTCAGAATGTCAATGGTGGAGCTGAGTTTTTGATAAGTTTGAATACGAATAAATGA
- a CDS encoding chemotaxis protein CheB — MKYEAVVIGASAGGLDALKTLLVNLPVDFPLPIVVVLHLHRDTKDELIKFLSTEVQLKIKYAEDKEKTRKGCVYIAPPDYHLLVEDDRTFSLSVDALVNYSRPSIDVLFESASDVFREHIIGIILTGANSDGSVGLKRIKERGGMAIVQNPQSAQYPAMPTAATAETEVDYILDIEAIADKIQETLMICCDTGR, encoded by the coding sequence ATGAAATATGAGGCGGTTGTAATAGGAGCCTCCGCAGGCGGCCTTGATGCGCTTAAAACACTGCTGGTAAATTTACCGGTTGATTTTCCCCTTCCCATTGTAGTTGTGTTACACTTGCATCGGGATACAAAAGACGAGTTGATAAAATTTTTAAGCACAGAGGTGCAGCTAAAAATCAAATATGCCGAGGATAAGGAAAAAACCAGGAAAGGCTGCGTATATATAGCGCCGCCGGATTATCATCTGTTGGTGGAAGACGACAGGACATTTTCGCTATCTGTGGATGCGCTTGTCAACTATTCCCGTCCCTCGATAGACGTGCTTTTTGAAAGCGCATCGGATGTATTTCGTGAGCATATTATTGGTATAATACTAACAGGGGCTAACAGTGACGGCAGCGTGGGGTTAAAGAGGATAAAGGAAAGAGGGGGGATGGCGATAGTACAAAATCCTCAAAGCGCGCAATATCCGGCAATGCCGACTGCAGCAACAGCGGAAACAGAGGTAGATTATATTTTAGATATTGAAGCGATTGCAGATAAAATACAGGAAACACTTATGATTTGCTGTGACACAGGACGATGA